The Humulus lupulus chromosome 4, drHumLupu1.1, whole genome shotgun sequence genome has a window encoding:
- the LOC133831219 gene encoding uncharacterized protein LOC133831219, translated as MLRLHRHRQPPKSGTKIDFKFSSFKALQVPKGWDKLVLSVVSVETGKTVSKTSKAVVRNGSCQWNETLSESIRVLEDDSSKEIEDCLYKFIVSMGSARSGILGEATVNVTDYTTSSASVPLSLLLKKCSHGTILQGQIQCLTPRTKSRDDDSKEKNLDLEKSNGNCHDVDIKSDGSGSDARSFSSSTKDFRLISHPGEPGSRETSFSISESHQSYGSVEGSIEEENMSLRDHSGEVRSIRREDSISSENSVSHGSYPADNHHLKQSSFNSQTMEPGNHSVNSRQEFPAYSLITTTEDTTEELRAQAKMWERNARKLMLDFDILKTEFTDQSKLQSNLNMELSAACAERDNLKKEVEQLKLSLDNSMVKQMSPEDLSSQYEGLPHTQKEIKDELKFQKESNANLALQLKKSHESNIELISILQELEDTIEKQKIEMENLLAVQSMFSNAEKTIEAAIEENRKVTNELHQLQESENNLIIEVKLLEQALEEKNQEIEKGRTLNNQTFSDIEAEYERKLLDKEKEIVSLKAKLSESLNVAHSIKMGSTNDCDVNLIREIEDLREKVQELERDCNELTDENLELLLKLKELKNDLNKRENSNDFEQSECFTKPLTRFEFQLSDQKFKTNDAEGTAMDDTFSFQAPQCSDMELEAKLAEMNMELAEKKSGMEKLQVNLLSREKEILVLRHCQSELEAKVSELQKEKIQLQEHMEFKLQESDVTSKNFNDLQHDLVVTASSVDSQASANKILERMSSVLETGNREMEPHLSELEGENMQLSVLVTSLEAQLKYLAGEQESSQLDLENSKSYAMTLQDKIKRLQNQMTETLEECEYLRRENSKSQSTVERLTEECNSCRKTNGELRKQKVELQDYCSLLEAKLEESHKRFTDCSRKVDELEQYLSSLLVEISSKEKSLTSEIDALLDENLRHKEKFNHEQSLLNEMYTEKVVEVESLQQEVEHLVKKLSAIHEERERIVSDAMQELFRLRADNTKLESEIHEIQSKYKQTENELNIKQNNYELKLKFLSSELAALNQNQEFLMADHEKVSKLLEYYKSGEGKLKTTINDLELRLAVSEHERQKLVDESSCLQVQLQKLAHLKGELSAFKNELDTTKFEKEKLEASMHTIFEECTNLKADKNDLVEKISTLKKAVSELEDCRSDKQALEEKLLLMQNALLEHDALRALDAEMKKELNQIKHENRQYQEERDESQRKYEALEEEIKLMKEEKHYQKEHSSRKSPNVSKTNTKVNTVHETAKISKNEMTKSGNQRRDSRRNGLVHEVKKESHCTQVQRENGGRCEISNGSPHSNGADLGSKIQLLEDQLAKALEESNKHKAQLDRLLSDGQKGHAEGEVVPKDEYKLTMSLLEAELKDIRERYLDMSLKYAEVESQREELVMKLRKAKNGKRWFSMNS; from the exons atgttgAGATTACATAGACACAGGCAGCCACCTAAATCAGGGACCAAAATTGACTTCAAGTTCTCCAGTTTCAAGGCCCTTCAG GTTCCCAAAGGATGGGACAAGCTGGTTTTGTCTGTTGTCTCTGTAGAAACTGGAAAAACAGTTTCAAAGACGAGCAAAGCCGTGGTGCGAAATGGAAGTTGTCAATGGAATGAGACTCTTTCAGAATCTATTCGGGTTTTGGAAGATGATTCTTCAAAGGAGATTGAGGATTGTCTCTACAAGTTCATTGTTTCCATG GGATCAGCTAGATCTGGAATCCTTGGGGAGGCTACAGTTAATGTGACAGATTATACGACTTCAAGTGCTTCTGTACCACTCTCTCTTTTACTGAAAAAGTGCAGTCATGGAACAATTTTACAA GGACAAATTCAGTGCTTAACACCACGAACAAAATCCAG GGATGATGATTCAAAAGAGAAAAACCTTGATTTGGAGAAATCAAATGGAAATTGTCATGATGTGGACATTAAGTCGGATGGTTCTGGATCTGATGCAAGGAGTTTTAGTTCCTCCACCAAAGATTTCCGCTTGATATCTCACCCAGGAGAACCTGGGAGTAGG GAAACAAGTTTTTCTATATCAGAGTCGCATCAAAGCTATGGCTCAGTTGAAGGTTCCATAGAGGAGGAAAATATGTCCCTTAGAGATCATAGTGGAGAGGTGCGCAGTATAAGGAGAGAAGATTCAATCAGTTCTGAAAACTCTGTTTCCCATGGAAGTTATCCTGCTGATAATCACCATTTGAAGCAATCATCTTTTAATTCACAGACCATGGAGCCGGGAAATCACTCTGTAAATTCTAGACAGGAGTTTCCAGCATATTCTTTGATAACTACTACAGAAGATACAACCGAGGAGCTGCGTGCACAGGCTAAGATGTGGGAGAGGAATGCCCGGAAACTAATGCTTGATTTTGATATATTGAAGACGGAATTCACTGATCAATCAAAACTTCAGTCTAATTTGAACATGGAGCTCTCAGCAGCCTGTGCAGAACGTGATAATTTGAAGAAAGAAGTTGAGCAACTGAAGTTGTCATTAGATAATTCGATGGTAAAACAAATGTCGCCAGAGGATTTGTCGTCTCAATATGAAGGCCTGCCTCATActcaaaaagaaataaaagatgaACTGAAGTTTCAGAAAGAATCCAATGCTAATCTGGCTCTTCAGCTGAAGAAAAGTCATGAATCAAACATTGAGCTCATTTCTATTCTCCAGGAGCTGGAAGATACAATTGAAAAACAGAAAATAGAGATGGAAAATCTCCTAGCAGTACAATCAATGTTTAGTAATGCGGAGAAAACCATTGAAGCAGCTATAGAGGAAAATAGAAAAGTGACAAATGAGCTCCACCAGTTGCAGGAGTCTGAAAATAATTTGATCATTGAAGTGAAACTGCTAGAACAGGCATTGGAGGAGAAAAATCAAGAGATAGAGAAGGGAAGGACCCTCAACAATCAAACCTTTTCGGATATTGAGGCAGAATACGAACGCAAGTTActtgataaagaaaaagaaattgttaGTTTGAAAGCAAAGCTATCAGAGTCTCTAAATGTCGCACACTCCATAAAAATGGGATCAACAAATGATTGTGATGTAAATCTGATCAGAGAGATTGAAGACTTGAGGGAAAAGGTGCAGGAGCTAGAGAGGGACTGCAACGAGCTGACTGATGAAAACTTGGAACTCTTGCTCAAGCTCAAGGAATTGAAGAATGATTTGAACAAGAGAGAAAATTCTAATGATTTTGAACAAAGTGAGTGTTTTACTAAACCTTTGACCAGATTTGAGTTCCAACTGAGTGACCAGAAATTCAAAACAAACGATGCTGAAGGGACAGCAATGGATGACACTTTTTCTTTTCAAGCACCTCAGTGCTCAGATATGGAACTGGAAGCTAAATTGGCAGAAATGAATATGGAATTGGCTGAGAAAAAGTCTGGAATGGAAAAACTTCAGGTAAACTTGCTGTCTAGAGAAAAGGAAATTTTGGTTCTCAGGCATTGTCAAAGTGAACTAGAGGCTAAGGTTTCTGaacttcaaaaagaaaaaatccAGCTACAGGAACACATGGAATTCAAGCTACAAGAAAGTGATGTCACCTCTAAGAATTTTAATGATTTACAACATGATTTGGTGGTGACTGCCAGCAGTGTAGATTCCCAAGCGTCTGCTAATAAAATACTAGAAAGAATGTCTTCAGTGCTAGAAACTGGTAATCGAGAAATGGAGCCTCATTTATCAGAGCTAGAAGGAGAAAATATGCAGTTGTCAGTACTTGTAACTAGTCTGGAAGCTCAACTAAAATATTTGGCAGGTGAGCAAGAATCCAGTCAATTGGATTTAGAGAATTCCAAATCTTATGCTATGACTCTCCAGGATAAAATTAAAAGATTGCAAAATCAGATGACAGAAACTCTTGAAGAAtgtgaatatctgagaagagaaaATTCGAAGTCGCAATCTACTGTTGAGAGACTTACTGAAGAGTGCAATTCCTGTAGAAAAACAAATGGAGAACTGAGGAAGCAAAAAGTGGAGTTGCAGGACTATTGTTCCCTTTTGGAGGCAAAGTTGGAGGAATCGCATAAACGCTTCACAGATTGCTCCAGAAAAGTGGATGAATTGGAGCAATATCTGTCTTCACTGCTGGTGGAGATTTCCTCTAAAGAGAAGAGCCTAACTTCAGAAATAGATGCACTTcttgatgaaaacttgaggcacAAAGAGAAATTTAATCATGAACAGAGCTTGTTAAATGAGATGTATACGGAGAAGGTAGTCGAAGTAGAGAGTCTTCAGCAAGAGGTAGAACATCTGGTAAAGAAACTTTCTGCAATTCACGAGGAAAGAGAAAGGATAGTTTCTGATGCCATGCAGGAACTTTTCAGATTACGTGCTGATAACACAAAACTGGAATCTGAAATCCATGAAATTCAGTCTAAATATAAACAAACTGAGAATGAGCTCAACATTAAGCAAAACAATTATGAATTGAAGTTAAAATTTCTCTCCAGTGAACTAGCTGCTTTGAATCAAAACCAGGAGTTTCTGATGGCAGACCACGAAAAAGTATCAAAGTTATTAGAGTACTATAAATCAGGTGAAGGAAAACTCAAGACCACTATAAATGATCTTGAACTAAGGCTTGCAGTGTCTGAACATGAACGGCAAAAACTGGTGGATGAATCTTCCTGCCTGCAGGTTCAGTTGCAGAAACTAGCTCATCTCAAGGGTGAACTTTCAGCTTTCAAGAACGAGCTTGACACAACCAAGTTTGAGAAGGAGAAACTTGAGGCATCAATGCATACAATATTTGAGGAATGCACGAATCTGAAGGCAGATAAAAACGATTTAGTTGAGAAGATCTCAACATTGAAGAAGGCTGTCTCTGAATTAGAGGACTGCAGAAGTGACAAGCAAGCCTTGGAGGAAAAGCTTTTGCTGATGCAAAATGCTTTACTAGAACATGATGCATTACGTGCTCTGGACGCTGAAATGAAAAAAgagctcaatcagatcaagcaCGAAAACAGGCAATATCAGGAAGAGAGAGATGAGTCCCAAAGAAAATatgaagcccttgaagaagaaatTAAACTTATGAAAGAAGAAAAACATTATCAGAAGGAGCACAGTAGTCGCAAGTCTCCAAATGTTTCCAAGACAAATACCAAAGTGAATACAGTTCATGAAACTGCAAAGATCTCAAAG AATGAGATGACAAAGAGTGGGAACCAACGTCGTGATAGTAGAAGGAATGGCCTGGTACATGAAGTTAAAAAGGAATCTCACTGCACACAAGTTCAAAGAGAG AACGGTGGTCGATGTGAAATTTCTAATGGAAGTCCTCACAGTAATGGAGCTGATCTTGGCTCAAAGATTCAGTTACTTGAGGATCAACTTGCTAAGGCATTAGAAGAAAGTAACAAGCACAAAGCTCAGCTTGATAG GCTTTTGTCTGATGGCCAAAAAGGCCATGCAGAAGGTGAAGTAGTCCCCAAAGACGAGTATAAACTCACAATGTCACTTCTAGAGGCAGAATTAAAAGACATTCGTGAGCGCTATTTGGACATGAGCCTTAAATACGCTGAGGTTGAATCTCAGCGTGAGGAACTGGTGATGAAGTTGAGGAAAGCTAAAAATGGAAAGAGGTGGTTCTCCATGAATTCATAA